Within the Gloeobacter kilaueensis JS1 genome, the region TCTGGGCGAGGGAGCGGGCAAGGCCGTCCATCGCCGTCGGCCAGCGCCGCTGGATGCGGGCGACGTTGAGATCTTCGAGGGTGTCGGTCTTAAACAAGTTCAGCTCCGGAAAGCCGTACAGGTCCGGATGCCGTCCGAGCAACGTCCCGACCACCGAGGAGAAGGACCGGGGCGGCGTCAGGATGATCAGGGGCGCATAGTTTGACACGGGTATTTCAGCAGGGAAGTAAGCGTCGTTATTTTATCACTCCGTTCAGTTCGCCCAGCCGCTGCTCGACGCGGGCAAACTCGTCGGCGGTCATCTGAACGAGGGCGACCAGGGTCTTGTACTGCTGCTGCAGTTGCCGCCGGTACTCCTCAAGCTCCTCGCGATCCGAGCAGTCCATCGAAAAATCTGGAGCCTTAAACCAGTCCTGCATCCGCTTGAGAAAATCGAGGGGCAGACTGTTTTGGGGCGTCGGCGGCATCGGTGCCACCTCCTGCTGGCGGACCGAAGGCAGCACGGGGGCGGGCCTGAGCGGCTCGGCCAGCTGCCCCTGATCGCGCCGATCGCGTATCTTCTGTAAGATGGCCTGCCGCTTTTGGGCGTCGATACTGGAGTCTGGCATGGTCGTACCTGGCGGTCCGTCTATCCGGACCCGAGAAAACCCATCCGATATTCTACAGTTACTGCAAAGATGTCATTTGCCCAGCCGATCTTCATCCTTTCTGCCAACTGCAGCGGCAGTTCTCAACTCTCAGCGATGCTCGGCCAGCACCCCGAGACCTACGGCCTGCCCCAGATCAACCTGCTGATGCTCGATACGGTCGAACAACTCAACTTGCTCCTGCAGGGGCCGCGCCAGTTTCAGGTCCACGGGCTCTTGCGGGCGGTCGCCCAACTCTACAGCGGCGAACAGACGATCAACGCCGTCGCGATGGCCCGCCGCTGGATCTCCAACCGCTTTTATGCCGACAGTGCCAGCGTCTACCGCCAGCTGTGCCGGCGCGTCGCCCCCCTGCGCCTCGTCGATCCGAGCACGACCTACTGTGCGGGCCGCGAACGGCTCGAACGGCTCTATGCCGCTTTTCCGGAGGCCCATTTTTTGCACCTGGTCCGCCATCCCCGCTCCCAGGGCGAGGCGGTGATCGGTATCGGCGAGGGGGCGCTCGCCATCCAGGACGGCTCGCTCGAATTTCGCACCAAAGAAGATGTGCTCGTTGACCCGCAGTACGCCTGGTACCGCTACAACGCCAACATCCGCCGCTTTTTTGGCCAACTGGCCCCCTGGCAAAAGTACACCGTGCAGTGGGAGGCGATCGTCTCTGAACCGGGCACCCACCTTGAGGCGATCTGCCGCTGGTTGGGGCTGGAATGGAACGAAGCGCTCGCAGCGGCCCTATTGCACCCGGAGCGATCGTCCTACGCGGGCTTTGGCCCCTACAGCTGCCAGCTGGGCCACGACCCCTACTTTTTGCGCCATCCGGCCTTCGTGAGCCGGCCATTGCCGCTGCCCTCCCTGAGCGGCCCCCTTTCCTGGCGCGACGACGGCCAGGAATTTTTGCCCGAGGTTCTGACCCTCGCTCGTGAATTGGGCTACAACTAATCCTGATTGTCAGGGTGTGCCCACAGACTGTGCTTTTCTGTCATATAGTACACACAATCCGGTTGACAGGCGGTTGCAAAGCTGATACTATCGCAGTCGCGTAAGAGCCTTACTAAGTAACTGAATGGCTAGTTTTACTCCCAAGGTTAATAAAGTCACTAAGACTGGACTGCGCGATCGGCTGAAGCTGGCGGCTGCATTCTTAAAAGAAAAGCGTTTCGACGAAGCTCTGCGCGAGACGAACGCCGTCCTGCAGGCTGAGCCCAATTCGGCCCAGGCGCTGTCGCTTTTAGGCAGTATTCATCTCAAGTGTCGGCGCTACGACGAAGCGCTGGCTGCCTGCCACAAGGCGCTCACCATCGACCCTCTTTCGGTGAGTGCCTGCCTCGGCGTCGGCATGGCCTACCTGCGCAAAAAAGACTTCAAGCAGGCGATGGCCGCCTTTGAAAATGCGGTCAAACTCGATCCCAAGCAGCCCAAGGTTTATATCAGCCTCGGACTTGCGATGTTCGGCCAGGAAAGATTCGACGATGCAATTCAGTACTTTTATCGGGCCCTGCGCTTTTCTCCCCAGACAGAGCTTCCTTACATCCTGATCGCGCGGGCCTGCCGCAAGCAGGGGCGCACCGCCGATGCGATCACAGCGCTTGAAGACTTGATAAAGATTCGCCCCGAAAGTTTCATCGCCCACGCGACCCTTGCCAGCATCTACCTCGACAAAAAAAACTACGAGGCCGCCGAGCAGATCTTGAACCGGGCCCTCGAGATCAAGGGCGATAAGCCCGCTCCGGCGATTTTACTCTCCCTTGC harbors:
- a CDS encoding sulfotransferase family protein produces the protein MSFAQPIFILSANCSGSSQLSAMLGQHPETYGLPQINLLMLDTVEQLNLLLQGPRQFQVHGLLRAVAQLYSGEQTINAVAMARRWISNRFYADSASVYRQLCRRVAPLRLVDPSTTYCAGRERLERLYAAFPEAHFLHLVRHPRSQGEAVIGIGEGALAIQDGSLEFRTKEDVLVDPQYAWYRYNANIRRFFGQLAPWQKYTVQWEAIVSEPGTHLEAICRWLGLEWNEALAAALLHPERSSYAGFGPYSCQLGHDPYFLRHPAFVSRPLPLPSLSGPLSWRDDGQEFLPEVLTLARELGYN
- a CDS encoding tetratricopeptide repeat protein; amino-acid sequence: MASFTPKVNKVTKTGLRDRLKLAAAFLKEKRFDEALRETNAVLQAEPNSAQALSLLGSIHLKCRRYDEALAACHKALTIDPLSVSACLGVGMAYLRKKDFKQAMAAFENAVKLDPKQPKVYISLGLAMFGQERFDDAIQYFYRALRFSPQTELPYILIARACRKQGRTADAITALEDLIKIRPESFIAHATLASIYLDKKNYEAAEQILNRALEIKGDKPAPAILLSLAELYIETDRLAPAADLLRSLPSAKKILPQKHKLWGDLYSKQNLVREAAEEYRTASLLAAEDDKGDDIEMESLVEAGSTSWEELATTYRAMVGESLLKARKTRN